AAagattttcttacaaaaaaatattatgaagGATAAAGTTTTTGGTTCTTGAGAGCCTGCTTCACAAACACTGGGGGTTACACACCATTATGTGTGGTCGTAGGGCCTCTCACAGATAGAAAACACTTAGCCATATTAGATTTAGTCCACAATCCTCTTCCTAATGAAATAGGAGAGTCGATTTTAAGATCTTCTCCAAACCCTGTCTTTCCCTAAACTAAGAGATGTTTGAAGCTCTATGGTGTCATATGTAGAAACAAGCCATTTGCCAAACTCTCAAGGTGGGCTTGTAGGGCTACTGTCCACCGAGTTTGAAACACACAAAGAGTCCATGTTCATGTCCACAAGTCACTCAATTTTGGGAGGCAAAGCGTATGCAATCAGAAGAAAGATTTCCTTCACCACATGGTGAAGGGAACACACTGTCATAAATTGCCATAAATACCTGCCCTTATTTACGAATGGTTAAACGTAGCCCTCATTTTTTATGTGATACCCTATGGATACTAATTGAAGGCCTCTATCAAGGATTAAAGGAAAACTCGGTCCACACAAATAGGTTAAGGGAGATTCAGATGGTGATTATAGGGTGTCGCACATCGGGAGGGTATCTTTTATAATTCATAAATTGGAAACAGACATTGACAGCAATTGATGACTATACTTTTCCTCCACGTGCGGTGAAGGAAAACCCTCTCCTTtttaatggagagagagagagagtgtgttgaGGAGGAAGACCAATTACCTAGACCACCCCAAATTTTTATTGACACTACTAAAACAGTTTTTAGGTATAGAATGTTTTTCTTTACTGGCAGATTCAATGAAGCTGAAATTTTGAAGGCAGATACTCAAAGTTTCCTGGCTCACATGGGAAGTTCCAAGGTCAGGACTCAGGACGCAGTTCGTAAGCAATGTCACCAAGGGCtggaggaaggaaggagctcacaaTTGCCAAGTAAGCATGAATACGTTCATTCCTATGTCAAAGTGGGAGGGactgagagagagaataaagcaAGCCACATAATTAGTTTTGTGTGGCCAAACTTGTATATGAAGATCTATCAATGACACAACACACCTGCATTTTAAAGAATTGATCTTTCTTTTAGTTGTTGAATCTCTCTTTGATTGATCAACATGTGACATATGATATTTCAAGTCCTTATTACTAATGGAATCGAAACGATCTCTGGATTCATCAGGTAACATTTCTATTGAATTAAGGGAGAGAACTTAATGTAGGAACATAAATCTCTACCTAATGGCATCCAACCAAATGATGGGTCTAACCCCAACTCCTTCAAAAAGCAACGAATAAAGGTTTTCTGTGCAGTACACCATTGACAAGCTTACTACTTCCCTGCCCCCAACCCCCCTCCCACTCTTCAGTGGAACTTGAAATTCAACTAAGAGAGCATACAGATGCATTTAACAGTTAAAAACATTACAGCCTTGAGAACCAATTTCCACTTCAGAAGGTCAAATTAACCAAGATGGAACAGAACATTCATCATTCCTTCTTCCTTGCATCCTTAAGCTGTCCCTTCTTCCTAATCTTAAGGTTGAATGACAGTCGGCAATAATCAAAAACAGAATCTGGAACTAAGTAGAGCAGACCCCATAGTATCGAATGTGGCCAATAGGGTGTGCAACGTGGTTCATAACCTATCCAGCGCACAGCAGCACGAGCATAACCATCTGTGGATGGTACAAAGAAGGACGATTTCCTAATTGATGCCATCTTTGTCGCCACATATAAGGGTACCTGTATAAGCAACCGCATACTAGATCAAACATAAGCCAGAGAAAAACACAACATTTTACAAGGTTGACGCTGTAATGAGTTAGCCTCCATTATCATTTGGTTAGATCCAGCCAGCTTGGATTACTACACAAATCTACAAACTAACCAGGTGTATTTTTCAGTGCAGGGAGGCTGGGTTAGACTGATCAAACTAACTCAATCATAAACCAAGTCCTTGGCTGGGGACAACAAAtcaaagaaacagaaaacagtGCGCAGATCAGTTAAAGGATTCCCATCAGTAACATTTGAAGACCTAAACCTGACAACAGTTCTACACCGACTGGCTGGCTATCTGGGATTCCTACCTGTAGCAGTGTAGGTGCCAAATCCACAGAGCACTAACTCTAATCATGTGCCAAATGTTATCAAACATCCAGAACTAGACCAATAAAAATCCTCTTTTGCATCATTGGTGGCAGCCAAACTATGTTTATTTGTTTAGATTCAAAATGATAAgtccaaattggagaaatttaTAATAAAACTCACAAATAAAAAGTTTATAACATGGAATAACTGACATTAAAGGTCTGACAGTAGTCATGGTACTAGAAGCTCAAAGTCGACGTTTTCCACTAAGGACCAGGTGCATGATTCACAAGAAAGAGCAACTAGGGAAAATATTCTTGAACGGTTGAACCAGCAGACCAAAGCCaggacaacaacaaactcagccttatcccaacttaatggggtcagctacatggatccagaCCAAACAAAGTATGAGTAGCTTACATAAGTGCCCATTGTTCTAACATCATGGAAATGTAAGAGATAAAAGtagcacccaaaaaaaaaattcatcggAACAGCTCCAGGAAACAAAGACTAAACGCAGACAACAAATTGAGTACATCAATATCAATTACACACAATAACTCCACCCAATAgcacaaaaagaaaatacaaaacagCTCAAATGGAGAATGTGATCCAAATCACAACGtatcaaacacaagaaattcACTCCATTTCCAACTAGGGAAGAACAatggttgctcttttttttttttctggggtggggggagagcaGCGTCCATTTAACAAGGATCATgtaaaacaacaacaaatataCAGGTCAGATGAGACATTTAATGAGCATTTTCATAACACAATAGAAGCCCCACCCAAATTAAAAACTCAGTCCATTCTCCGTAATATGTCGCTTTTTCTTGTCTAGATTTGCAGTCAGATACTTAATGTAGTGTAATCTTACCAACCTACCTTATTAAACGCACCAAATAATATTGAAACTATAAAACATTGTAGAGCTAAAATctaaatttctaaaataaaaatttcccaTTTCTCAAATAATTCTACCTaatccaaaacctaaaaatttcCATTCCTTCGCCTTTTATTGAAGAATACCATATGCTTGCCACCTAGAGTGGCATATGCCAATGTTTGAATGATCTCTCTTATAGTAccgaaaaaaggaaaaagttagAACAAGGGAAATAAATGAAAAGCTAAATGAATCTAAATAGACATACAAATCTAAATCAACAACTACATTTTTGCAACTGTTTCCTTCTGTATTACTCATGCAATGAATCTGAACtaaaaccaaaaatgaaaagGAGCCATATGGGCCCACAGGCAATCCACTTCTTCCACTTGAGAAATCAGctgctttcttcctctttttttctggAGAAATcagacttctttttcttcttcttcttcttccttttttttttttttttttNNNNNNNNNNNNNNNNNNNNttttttggtggggggaggTGGTGGAGAGGGGGGGTTGCATGGAAAATCCAAATCCTGGTTTAAGCCAAGGGTGGAACCAAGCTCAAAACCAAGATTTAAACCTTGACAAGAGAAAATACagacacataaaaaataaacacatgACAGGgaacgaaagaaaaaaagaagtctaATGAAACAAGATGGATAATAGATCAGTGATTCCAGTAAAATGCAAATCCAAATTGTATGTCTCCAGCAGCCTTCGGACATACAATCTGGCTGGTGTACGTTCTCTCCTCCATCAACATGATGAGATACAGAACCTCATTTCTTCAATGGTTCACAACCAAAATAACATATCCTAGCTCTCCTGCTTCTATCAAATTCTGTACAGATAGATAGGATAGCCCTACAAATGAGATTTTCTGGCTATGCCCATTCTGATCCATAAGCATTACTAGGTGCCTAAGAAGATGACACTATGTGATATTGTAGGTTCTTCAGTTTCAGAGTAAATAAGTAACTACAAACCAAAAGGACATGCCAATAAATACCATGTTTCTTGTTATACAATAAGATGTCAAATTCAATAAAGCGAAGAAATAACTAGGAGCACAAATTGATAATGATGTCAAACAAACTGCAATTTGAGATATCTTCCTAAAATTCTCAACCATATGAGGCCAAATCTAAACAGTTCTAACTTAGTCCAAAAGGTCTTTGCCTAGTAACCATTTCAATTTAAGATTAGAACAATCAGATTAACTAGTTACCCGGTCTCCAGGACACGAAGGAAGAAAGCATAGGAAATGTTAGTCGGGGACTAATTTCAAAGACAAATTGCATACCTGACACTGCACATCAATTCCGCTATTCTTGTATTCCACATAAAGGCACCTTGAGAACTGATCAATGTACCTGAAGATAAAGTGAAATAAACTTCCATTCAGTAGGCCAAAGGGAGCAGATCTCCTCAAATAACAAACCACAAGCAGAGTAGCAGGGGCTGGTTAGAAACAGAGTTACAAGTCTTCATTTTCACGTTttgcatttaaaaaaacaaaataataataataataaaaataaataaataaccaaataATGATTTTATGAGCCACATATAAAACCGGATCACCGGTTAGATCTTCTCATCAGGCCAAcgccccccccaccccccacccaaaacATGCAAAAATCCGTAGCGTAAACAGAGCCGTAGCTTACCACTAGTTATGGTTCCTCATGAAACTATGGCAAAAAGACCCAAAACTAGAAGTTTCAGAAAACTGACAAAAtgaagggggtggggggaagaagACTTACGCTTTCGAAGCAGCATAAACAGCATAAAGAGGATCAGAAGGTATAATAATGGCTGCCCCCGAGCCGATATTGACGATTGCGCCTTTCTTCCTCTCAAGCATGCCGGGAAGAAGTGCCTGCGTAACCTTGGTGGTGCCTTCAATATTGATATGAACCAGATTTTTTAACAGCTCTTCATCCACTTCATGGTAGAACCTCGCATATGGGTAGGAAACGCCGACGTTGTTAATGAGAATGCCAACATCCAGACCTTCGATGGCTTCCTGAATCCGACGGATCCCCTCAGATAGGTCCCCAGAGAAATCAACCACCACATTCTTGATCTGGGTATTCCCATTCTTCGCCTTAATGGCATCCGAAACGTCCTTCAACTTATGAGGGCTGCGACCCACCAGGACCAAGTTGAGTTTCTTCCGCGCCAATTCGAAGGCGAAGCCCTTTCCAATACCATCAGTGGGTGCCGTAACAAGCGCCCAGGACCCATATTTCTTGAGATTCTTACCAGGTCTGAGAAAAGAAACGTAAACCCAACGAAGAAGAATAAAGGTGAATTTCGACAAACAGATGAAACCCAGAAGAGATAGGAGACGAACCCAAATGGGTTGAGCCTTGAAATGCTGCAGCATGAAACAGAGTTCCATCTACAAAGACTACCGCACCGAGCGATCTGCTTATGAATCCGAATCTGCAATTAAATTTGGGGTTGTGAAGTTGTTTCCGGGGaagatgaatgaaaaaaaaagaaggcccTTATGAAGAATATAAACTGGGGTTGTTCGAGTTTGATAGAATTTGTTGAGGTTAGCAAAGATTTGACAAGAAGCAGGGAGTGATAACAAATCCTCACTGAACATTTGAAAGGAAGAGAGATGATAATGGGTTATATGCATCTGTAGCGTTCCATGCTCCTTTTAATGGAAGTTTTAACGTGGGAGGGAATGAGGATTAGGCAGAGTAGCTATGATCAGCAGGGAACCGGTGAGCGTTAAATCCATTGCGGTTTTAATGGTCTGACTTCTGAGTAGAACATGATCACATGACATGTGCGGGCGGTGGTTGTTTGGTTGAACCGTTGAGCTAATAAATACTACTGAGTGAGACCTAAATTCCGGTTTTAAATGCCATAAAGGCCCACAGCAGTTGAAGGGCTGCAACAGTGTTGGATTGGGCCGGTCTTTTGAAACTAGCTTAACCCTGAGTCTGAGCCCAGGCCCGTCTCAACCTTGACTCATGGGCCCACAGCTTGAAAACCACTGACCTGAATTGACCGTAACCATagggagggggaagggagatGCAGGGGTGGGGCCTGAccagggagaagaagaagaagaagaagaaagaatggatCCATAAAAATTCTCTACAGTGAGGTAGTGAGTGGCAATGAAGATCCAGCTGCTAGGGTGCATGATGAGCCCTCCTAACCATTGAATCCTCACTACCACTCACGGCAGAAGATTTGAACCCAAGAATGGACACCTTCATTGCAATGCCACTGTCACTAACGCAGAAGTGTATAACTTAAGGAGTGTGGTCCAAAACTCAAGTAAGTAAATTTTTCTATTGCTATTACTATTTAGATTGTTTCTTCTAATTGGGAAGGAGCAGAATCCAAAGAAAGTTGGGTGGGGACGATTTGCAGTTGACTGATGCTTAATATAGTTCAATTATGTTTTATCTTAAccaaatggggtcagctacatgagtttaagggtgtcaatttcaaaccgaaaccaaatacCAAAATCGAAACTGAGCCAAATTAACCaaatccaaaccgaaccaaatttATTCGATTCAAATTCGGTGTGAATATGAGTATGCTATTTGGTTCGGCTCGATTTCCATTTAGGGTATCATAACCGTCAGTtcgaaccaaaaccgaaccgaattgctcttatcattcaagagctaagataattttggaatTAACAAtagccataaggcccataacttgagcccattatggcctttagtccatcacagtcatggttcaaaagtggaaccgttttcataactAAATTAAAACCGACgtataaaaccaaattaaaattgcatatcagaaccgaattggactgaaaaccaaaccaaactgaattgaatcgtttgagtatctaaataccgAACCGAGTCAGTTCTCGATTCGGTTAtgatccaccttatcatcatttagAACCGAACCGAAACACAACCGaataaccaaaatcgaaccaattgacacccttacatttGTTCATTTCCTTCAATCAATTTTATTCAAAATCATAGTTGTTACAAGTCCTAAGTTATACATATTTTTCCTCGCACTTCTCTTAAAGTCATTTTAGACCTACCTAGTTGATTAGTAATTGCAATCCTTGAAAATCTACTTCTCAACTCTTAAAGTAATTTAGTGATTTGAAGATACAGAAGATGCAAACTTATGAAATTGAGTTAATCATGCTATCGACCATTTGATTAGGAGGATTGGACCACAATCAGCCTCATGGTATGACCGATAATGCTGCAAATTTGTCTCCAAGATATCTAAAAGTTTAATTAGACGTGCAGTTACTCATCAAATAAGAAGaacttttaaaaaattaaaagataataaaataaaagtatgGACTAGGTGGTGGTGAGGTTCATTGCCTGATCCTAGGTTCCACAAACCCTTTTGAAGCTCCTCAAAATATCCCCAATACCGTTCCCACGCTCTTGATCCCGATGATGAATAGATTCCCATTCACCTTGGGAGCATAAAAAGCTTGTTCCTAAAAGATTGACAAATATTTTAACCAACCAATAGAGAATAGAATAAGTTCATAGATTCCCAAGAAATCATGTTTGAGAACCCTTTCAATAGGTTCATCTGAGACATCCACAAGTTTTCATCAGGGGTGTGCACTCCCTCATCAGCTTAGAATAATTATAAAAAGATGATGGGGTAAAATTATTGTCTAATATTATAACCAAACAAGAGAGATGGAATCAGTACATAGATTCTCAGGGTCCACCTATATGCTACATTACTCTTTCCTATGATCACCTAGTCTGGGGTTAATCATGACTTTGATtgcaaataaaaggataggaGGGGTGAAAGTGAAATTAGTTAAAGGGAGTGTCATTCTAACAGCTCTAGTGGTGCATTTAGAACATAC
This genomic stretch from Macadamia integrifolia cultivar HAES 741 chromosome 2, SCU_Mint_v3, whole genome shotgun sequence harbors:
- the LOC122072005 gene encoding very-long-chain 3-oxoacyl-CoA reductase 1-like, with product MELCFMLQHFKAQPIWVRLLSLLGFICLSKFTFILLRWVYVSFLRPGKNLKKYGSWALVTAPTDGIGKGFAFELARKKLNLVLVGRSPHKLKDVSDAIKAKNGNTQIKNVVVDFSGDLSEGIRRIQEAIEGLDVGILINNVGVSYPYARFYHEVDEELLKNLVHINIEGTTKVTQALLPGMLERKKGAIVNIGSGAAIIIPSDPLYAVYAASKAYIDQFSRCLYVEYKNSGIDVQCQVPLYVATKMASIRKSSFFVPSTDGYARAAVRWIGYEPRCTPYWPHSILWGLLYLVPDSVFDYCRLSFNLKIRKKGQLKDARKKE